A single region of the Nicotiana sylvestris chromosome 6, ASM39365v2, whole genome shotgun sequence genome encodes:
- the LOC104242885 gene encoding zinc finger protein ZAT3-like: MEHHASTSSNSYQSLAFSSNFLLDHRQPPIEEEKPSTLPIFNSTTNVPSDHNLHTSVSYQPHNNNNNPKKKRSRFLKIGNSFPITKSSSSSGVIKPKCTKKPPDPSAPKITRPCTECGKKFWSLKALFGHMRCHPERQWRGINPPPNFRRHSNDSSTSAPEFSPRRNEVSSQSPKSLSHMIMTDEDHDIASCLLLLANGGSKPDDNNERENVVRDRIIVDASAEPSASSSGGGTVKCCRFECSSCKKVFGSHQALGGHRASHKNVKGCFASASGSGLTQAPLILNPNAHDHITTNLDLNFPPPVTLISGEDQYDSSSSYSSAYSGSALDLRLRL; this comes from the coding sequence ATGGAACACCATGCTAGCACTAGTTCCAATTCATATCAATCTCTTGCTTTTTCAAGTAACTTTCTTCTTGATCATCGTCAACCTCCAATAGAAGAAGAAAAACCATCAACATTACCCATCTTTAACTCTACTACAAATGTCCCTTCAGACCATAATTTGCACACAAGTGTAAGTTACCAACcccacaataataataataatcccaaaaagaaaagaagtagaTTCCTCAAGATTGGTAATTCATTCCCAATTACAAAGTCATCTTCTTCTTCTGGAGTTATTAAGCCTAAATGTACCAAAAAGCCTCCAGACCCAAGTGCACCAAAAATTACTCGGCCTTGTACTGAATGTGGTAAGAAATTTTGGTCATTGAAAGCCCTTTTTGGTCACATGCGTTGTCATCCTGAACGCCAATGGCGCGGCATTAACCCTCCTCCTAATTTCAGGCGACACAGCAATGACTCTTCTACTTCTGCTCCAGAATTTAGCCCTAGACGAAATGAAGTTTCTTCACAATCCCCCAAATCACTTTCCCATATGATTATGACAGACGAGGACCACGACATTGCTTCGTGCTTGTTACTATTAGCCAATGGTGGGTCAAAACCTGATGATAACAACGAGCGTGAGAATGTTGTGAGGGACAGGATTATAGTGGATGCATCAGCAGAGCCTTCAGCTTCTTCTTCAGGAGGAGGTACAGTCAAGTGTTGTCGATTCGAGTGTTCAAGTTGTAAGAAGGTGTTTGGATCACATCAGGCTTTAGGTGGACACAGGGCTAGTCACAAGAATGTTAAAGGTTGTTTtgcatcagcttcaggttcaggACTAACACAAGCTCCTCTTATTCTAAACCCTAATGCACATGATCATATTACTACTAATTTGGATCTAAACTTTCCTCCTCCTGTTACATTAATATCAGGTGAAGATCAATATGATTCTTCGTCTTCCTATTCTTCTGCTTATTCAGGCTCCGCATTGGATTTAAGGTTGAGGCTATAA